ACACGCTTTCGAGGCGTGCTCCTTAGGCCGCTCGGACACGCTACCTCGGTGCAGAAGGGTACCCGCTCGGGGCCGATGCTCCGAATCCGTCCCAGATCCGGTGCACGCCCGGTCCGTGCCCGGTCCGCCGCGAGCCCGCCGGTGCGGCGACGTACCGTGGGCGGGGTGACGACCCGCTCGACCCGCTACGCGGCACCGCGCACCGAGCGCCCGGACGAGCCCCGGCCGGCCGCGGGGACGCTCGCGGACGTCGTCGCGCTGCTGCGCGGCAAGCGGCTCACCGTGCTCACGGGCGCGGGGGTGTCCACGGACTCCGGCATCCCCGACTACCGCGGCCCGGACTCCCCGCCGCGCAACCCGATGACGTTCCAGCAGTTCGTCGGCGACGAGGCGTTCCGCCGGCACTACTGGGCGCGCAACCACGTGGGCTGGCGCCACGTGCACCGCACGAGCCCCAACCTGGGGCACCGGGCGCTCGCGGCGATGGAGGCGCGGCGCGTCGTCGTGGGGGTCATCACGCAGAACGTGGACCTGCTGCACGAGGACGCGGGCTCGCGCAACGTCATCGACCTGCACGGGCGGTACGACCGCGTGGTGTGCCTGTCCTGCGGGCACGTGATCTCCCGCGCGCACCTGGCCGAGCGGCTCGAGGAGCTGAACCCCGGCTTCGTTGAGTCGGTGGGCGCGGTGGGTGACGTGGAGATCGCGCCGGACGCCGACGCGGTCGTCGAGCGGACCAGCGGGTTCGTCGTCGCGGGCTGCGAGGTGTGCGGCGGGATGCTCAAGCCGGACATCGTGTACTTCGGCGAGACGGTGCCGCGTGAGCGCGTCGAGCGCGCGTACGCGATGGTCGACGCCGGGGACGCGCTGCTCGTCGCGGGGTCGTCGCTGACGGTGCAGTCGGGGCTGCGGTTCGTGCGGCACGCCGTCAAGGCCGGCAGGCCGGTCGTCGTCGTGAACCGCGGCGCGACGCGCGGCGACCGGCTCGCGACGATCACGCTCGAGGCCGGCACGTCCGAGACGCTCGCGGCGCTCAGCGACCGGCTGCCGACGCCGCGGGCGACGTCCTGACGACCTGCGGGTGTCGGGGCCTGGGTCTAGCGTCGCCCTGGGGGAGACGACGAGGGGCGGGCGAGCATGAACGAGCAGTCGAGAGCACGGTCGTGAGCGGGCGGACATGAGCGGGCGGACATGAGCGGGCGGACATGAGCGGGCGGACATGAGCGGGCGGACATGAGCGGGCGGTCATGAGCGGGCGGCCATGAGCGAGCGAGGGTGGCGGGCGTTCCTCGCCGCGGACGGCGTCGACGACTGGGTGGTGCTGCACGGCGGTGCGGCGGCCGTGTTCCGCGTGCCGACGCTCGCGGACGCCGCACGGCTGGCGAGCGCGATCGCCGACGTGCCGGACATCGAGGGCGTCGGCGTGCACCTCGGGATCAGCGACGGGCGGCTCAGCGTGCGGCT
The sequence above is a segment of the Cellulomonas palmilytica genome. Coding sequences within it:
- a CDS encoding NAD-dependent protein deacetylase — encoded protein: MTTRSTRYAAPRTERPDEPRPAAGTLADVVALLRGKRLTVLTGAGVSTDSGIPDYRGPDSPPRNPMTFQQFVGDEAFRRHYWARNHVGWRHVHRTSPNLGHRALAAMEARRVVVGVITQNVDLLHEDAGSRNVIDLHGRYDRVVCLSCGHVISRAHLAERLEELNPGFVESVGAVGDVEIAPDADAVVERTSGFVVAGCEVCGGMLKPDIVYFGETVPRERVERAYAMVDAGDALLVAGSSLTVQSGLRFVRHAVKAGRPVVVVNRGATRGDRLATITLEAGTSETLAALSDRLPTPRATS